Sequence from the Leptospira johnsonii genome:
TACGGAAGAAGCGATTATGCATAATTTTCGCTATATCGGAGAGAGAAACCATCAAAAGCAACACGAGAATTTTAATATACTGATCAACGATATGATAGAGAGAAGTGAAAAAGAAGAACTCGAATCTTTGGCAATTTTGATCCAGGACTTAAAGGATTGGTTGGTAAGTCATATCGCCATTGAGGATAAAAAATTGTTCTATTTTTTCAGATCCAGACTTCCCGAAGTGAACGAATATGTTAGAAATTTGAATAGAGAAGGGAAGATCCATATTTGGAAGGAAGCAGTGATGATCTATAAACTATTGGTGGACTATGAGGATATCACAAAGGAAAAAACTACCGTCTAAGTGCGATTAAGTCTTTAGGTTCTAATTAGGATTATATCTTTTCAGTTAGTGTCTGGATAGTGTTTAGGATCTTTTTATTCTTCTCCGAAAATTCGGACTCTGGTATTGTACCTGTAAAAATATAGACATAACCTTCTTTAAAAAAGATCCATTGTAAGGTCCTGATCTGTTTTTTCTCCGCAGTGTTTGGGAGGACAAACTTAGATTCTAAAAAGATACATTTCTCTTTTCCGAAACTGCATTTTTGAGGAACAGAAAGTATTTCATATTCTTTGTATATATTAGAATACAATCCTCCTATCGAGGCTACATAGTCCTCTAAAGTTGCCTTGGAATATTTTGCAGGAATTGACTCAGAAACAAAATTGATATTAGTCCTGATCTCGGAGCCTTTGTTTTGCTCCGGTTCAAAAAGATAGAACATTATCTTAACTAGTTTATCGTTTTGAGATTCTTTTTTGTTTTTAGAACGATTAGGTTCGGAACTATCTCGGTTTGGATCATATTCTTCGTAAATCCAACCCTCATAATTCAACACCAAGCCAAGCTCAGGGATCTCGATTGTCTTTTTGACTTCCGGAACTTTTTCAATACAGGCAAAACATAAAATGATCCCCGGTAATAAAAAACCCAGACTATAACGTTCTAATAGGATCATGTTCAAGTTTCCGAAAGTTCGATATCTGCGTTTAACTTTTTCTTCTTCTGAAAAGTAAACCGGACCAAACTGAATCGATTGCGCAGACTTTAACGTCTACCAACCCTGTCTTCAAGCCTATTTCTCGGATTGTATCTTCTTTTAGATCGGTTTTCACACCGGAACTCATCTTTGGCCAAGAGATCCAAACCATTCCTTTGTCCGCCAAGTAATCCGGGAACTTGGGAAAGTTTTTAGAAAGTTCATCTTTAGTCTTACAGAAAAAATGAATATAATCGAAACTTCCCACTAACTTCTTCTTGAACGTAATATTGGGGGGAAGTTCTTCTAATAGGCCTTTCAGTTCTTTTGGCTCGTTGATTATGATCGCGTTCTGGCCTTCTTTAAATCCTAACTTTTTGGCCAAAGGTGTGCCTGAATATCCTGCCATAGTTCCTCTATCGATTCGGATACGAAAGCTGGAAGGAAAACCTCAGGCTACAAAAAAACCGGCGTGGCCGCCGGTTCTTTTGAAATACAAAGGAAGTATTAAATTCTTCTTAGTAAGGGAAGCCTGCGAAAATTTTCGCTCTTGTGTAGATGTCCGCTACGGAGAATCCGAAAAGAAGAAGTAAGAACAAGAAACCTGATCCGAAGATCACTCTGTTCATTACATTATCGTATTTAAGGTGCATGAAGTAAGCTAGTACTAAGGAAGCTTTGATGGTCGCTACAAGCATAGCGATTACGGTGTTCAATGCTCCGAAGTCTACTTGAGCTACTAATACTGTGATAATAGTTCCAAGGATCAGTGCAGCAAACACAAGAGAGTAAGTTTGCACGGAGATCAGATGATGTCCGCCATGTTCATGCTCTTCTGCGTGAGAAACAACTGAACCTGGTTGCAGTTTAGTCTTACCTGCTTCGACCGCTTTTAATAAGGCACCACCGATCAAAGTGGACTTATTCTTTTCGATATAAGCCTTAAGTCTATCCTCTTCTACGATTTGAGCCAACAAGTTAACGGCAAATCCAGCAACGGTAGCATTTACGATTGCTCCCGCTCCGATAACAAATCCAGTGAAGGGAATCATGAATCCGATACTTACGATAATATACAACGCGTAATTGAGAAACAGTTCCATCTCTTTTCCTGAAACCTGAGTATTATCTGCAGGCTGAGTTCCCCGAAGGGGATTGGAACCAGTCTCGGAGGCATGTAAAGAATCACAAGTACATTTCAGGGGACCAGAACTTGGATACCGCTTTCTGAAACGATTTTGACCTCTTCCCAGGGATCCTGGGTTTTTCGAGTTGGAAGCCGGACCCAAATTAGGTTTTTTTGGTTCGGTCTTCTATAAGGGGAGAAGAATGCGGAAAGCGGGAGTATTTCCCAGCCTGTTTCCTTCTCCCAAATTTTTAGTTTAGAATATGGATCTGAGTTTTGGACTTTCGGTAAGAAAAGAAGAAGGTCGTTTCCTTTTTTCGGAAACCTCCGTCGGAGCTCCAACAACAAACATCCCATGGTCCATCTAAAATTGATTTCTGAAATTTTACGTAAAACTTGGGTTTCTTTTGATCTATAAAAGAAAGAATCCACTGAACCGAATCCTTCATAGTTCGGATGTAATTTGGAGATTTTTGAAAAACTTTCGGACATTCCAGAAAGGTAATTTTCGATTTCTGAAAATTCTCCCATCCAGGTTCCGGAGTATTTTCCTTTATGATCGTTGAGTAGAATGGTACCTTCTTCTATTTTATATTCTCCGTTTTTTGCTGAGAATAATAAGCTAAAATCCTTGGTTCTATCCACCCAGGTCTCGATCCGAAAAGGTTCTTTTTTTACATTTAAGAACATATCCGCTAGATCTTTTAGCCCGGAAACATCTCTAAATTTCTGAGAACCTGCAAATCCGAACTCGGTCTTAAAAACGAATTTTTGATCCGGAGAGATATTGTCTTTTTCCTTCTTTAGGAATGTCTCCCAATCTCCTCGATTGCGAATGGAGTAGGAAAAAAAATCAGGATTAAGCTCTTGGTTCCAATCATTTTGGTTCAATTTAGATCCGTATTTTCTTGCAGAATCTAGAAGTGCTGGATCTATCTCTAAGTCGTGATTGTTGGAATTCCATCGGGAGATCTTTCCCCATTCTTCTAATTGGATCTCTTTTTCTTTTTGCAAAAATTGTTTCAAGTTTCGGAGAAGAATAGGTTTTGGGATCTCTATTCCTTTCTCTTTCCAATACTTGATCCAGTTTTCTTCGGGCGGAGAATGAGCTAAAATTTTTGCGGAGTCTGGATATGAGCCGAGGACTAAAAAAGAGGATTCTAGAATGGAATTCCTGGCCTCCAGCTCTCTCGGAAATAATTTTCCAAGTCGGAGTTCCTCTTCGAAATAGGCATTCGGGCGGAAGATTCGAGGCATAATAAGGAAAGAACCCTTGAAAAAATCCTTTTTAGGATCAAGAATGGGGTATAGTCTTTTCGATATTCAGAAGGAAGGCAGTTCTAATGAAAACCCTTATCTTTCTCATAATTTCTCTTTTCGCCGTATTCATACAGGTAGATGCGGCTCCTAAAATCCTGACCATGGAAGAAAGGGAAATAGAACGTCAGATCGAAGCCATCCGCAAGGCAGGGTTTTCCGATATCGAGATAGATAATTTGCATTCTTCTATCTCTCAAAATATCCATCAGATCAATAAGATCCTACAGATGGAAACTACCAAAAAAGCGTTAAGATATATCGGAGACGAGCCTCAGGAATTACCTCAATTCTTAAAAACGGATCGGGATAATAAACCTTATCTGGAATTGGACATGGGCTCCGGAGAATCCTTCTGGGACTTTCCTAAAACATATCTTTATAATGCGCGCATCTTTATCTATCCCGGAAGTAATCCTGAAAAATTAGAAAAGATCATTATGCAATTCAAACGTACCAACTCGAATGGAGAAATTTTCGTAAGAGAAATGCGTAGAGTGATCAATATAGATCCTAAGGGGCCTCAGATCGGTAGCGAAGGAAAAAGAACTCCGAACAATAACAAGGAAATCAAATTGGAATATTATTCCAGCTACGATACCGAATTGATCTGGCCAGATACTCCGGTTCAATCCATCGCACCTAGTGTGGAGACCAAACTACATGAGGAAACCAATCCTCTACCTTATAATAAACAAAAACAGATTATCGTAACGTATAAGAAATATCTGCGTAAGGTGGATAAGAATGTTCGCCATAAACTGAGAGATCTGGAGCTGAACCAAAAGAGACTTGTTTCTAAAATGTTGGAATTCCAATAAGAGGGAATTTTAGAACTTTAGAATAAGGGGAAGGCGGACCAATCGGTTCGCCTTTTTATTATTGAGATATATCACAGTATACTGTGGTACTTGTTAGAACCAGAAAAAGGAAATTCTGTGGCAAAACTAGCAGGATCTCTTGTCTATAAACTTCCTAAACGATTATCATCTGGCGCATGACGTTAGTTCTCACTCATTGGATAACAATTGTTATCTACCTGGTAAAACAATATATCCCATAAACAGGGGGAAGGTCGGTATTTTAAGAATATCCAATAGATATACAATCCGATCAAAAAAATGTTTTCGGTTTCTCGCTTGCCTTTTCTTGGCGAAAAGGATTCTATTTACCGATGGCAATCCATTCCGTTTTCGGTAAATTACAATTCAAACCTGGCGAAGGGGAGATTTGTGTTTTATCTTCTCCTTACGAATTCGAACCTGCACTTTCCAGTTTAGGGGCTCCTGTAGATCGAGCGCTAAGGTCCGGAAAAAAATACAGGCTTATTCTTGCATTCGTTCAAACCGAAGTCGAGATCCGCAATATAGCCTCTATGGTCCCTACCACCTTGATAGAAGACGGACTCTTATGGTTGGCTTATCCTAAAAAGACATCCCGTAAATATAATGTATCCATTCATAGGGATGCTGGCTGGGATCCTCTTGGAAAGATCAGTTTCGAGGGGGTAAGATTGATCTCCATAGACGATGATTGGTCCGCACTTAGATTCAGGCATTCCTCTCTGGTTAAAAATCTGGAAAGAGATCCGAGCCTTACAGTAAGCGAAGACGGTAAGAAACGGGCAGTATCTAAGAAAAAACCCGCTAAAAAGAAAACTGTTCCTAAAAAATCTTCCCCCAAGAAAAAAGCAGCTTCCAAGTCTCCTAAGAAAAAGGCCAAAAAGAAATAAGAAGGATTTGATTTTTTCGGATCCAGGAATTTTTCTTAGGTTCCTTTCCTTCTTTTTGCAAAAAGGAGTCTTTCTTGATGTCTATCAGGATAGGTTTTCCAAAGATCATCCTTTGGAAAATAAAGCGGTGTATTCGCATGTCAGAGAAGTTTTCAGGCCTTCTATCCAAATTTAGTTTTTATAATAAAATTGGTATCCTACTAGTTCTTACCTATTGTACTCCTTCCGTTGATAAAACGCCTTATAAAGAATTAAGAGAACTAGCATTCGAAACAGAATACGATGATATAGGCATCCAAAATCCGAACGGCAAAACAGTCGTATACGGGATCATCATGGATTGGCCTACTCAGAGGGAAATAGTCACTTTGGCCACGTTTCTTTCCGGAGACGCGAGCATATTTCTAACTTCAGGAGCTTCTTTCATAGGCGGTGGAGGAAGAGAGAGTATCCAAAAAAGTTCCCTACGTCTCATCCACAAATATGCTTATCTTTGGAAACAAGGGAAGAAGGTCCGCTGGACCCCGAATCCTGACTTGGATCAGGTACGATTCTTTTTCTTAACCACACAAGGCACGTATTATCTGGAAGATACGGTTAGCGAGATAGATTCTGACACTTCTACCTTAACCCCGATGTTTGACGAGGCCCAAGCAGTAATCTCCGAAATACGAATAGAAGCTGAAAAAGAAAAAGACGATGACGACGAGTAATTAATTCGCTGAATCTCGTCTTACGATCAGATCGCTGATCACTTTTTCTTCCGTAAGATATTTACGGTTCAGATAAGAGATGGCATAGTTTAGAAATTTAGGAATTTCTTTACCTGCGTCCAACAGATCCAATTTGGTTTGGGTCAATTCGTCCATAGTCGCCAAAGCCAATTTTCTTTGGCTCTGGTGGGACTCGAACTCATCCTCTGTATGGAACTCAGTGCTTGCCACGATCTAAGTATAAACGAATCGTTTTTGATTTTCAAGCAAAAGCTTGGAAGAAGGACTAATGTCCTCCGTTTCTTTCCCAATCCTTCGCTTTTTCGATCCCTCTTTTTTCATTCACGAATGTATTGATGATCAAAGAGATAAAGAAGAATACTGCGACCACTAAGAACGCATTTCTTAGATCGAAAATTTTCTGCAATATACCGATTGCAAAAACTCCGATGGCGGCCGCCAGCTTTCCGGAGAGCCCCCAGAGACCGAAAAATTCTCCCGATTTGGATT
This genomic interval carries:
- a CDS encoding LIC_13215 family putative lipoprotein; protein product: MILLERYSLGFLLPGIILCFACIEKVPEVKKTIEIPELGLVLNYEGWIYEEYDPNRDSSEPNRSKNKKESQNDKLVKIMFYLFEPEQNKGSEIRTNINFVSESIPAKYSKATLEDYVASIGGLYSNIYKEYEILSVPQKCSFGKEKCIFLESKFVLPNTAEKKQIRTLQWIFFKEGYVYIFTGTIPESEFSEKNKKILNTIQTLTEKI
- a CDS encoding DUF3052 family protein codes for the protein MAGYSGTPLAKKLGFKEGQNAIIINEPKELKGLLEELPPNITFKKKLVGSFDYIHFFCKTKDELSKNFPKFPDYLADKGMVWISWPKMSSGVKTDLKEDTIREIGLKTGLVDVKVCAIDSVWSGLLFRRRKS
- a CDS encoding cytochrome C oxidase subunit IV family protein, whose product is MELFLNYALYIIVSIGFMIPFTGFVIGAGAIVNATVAGFAVNLLAQIVEEDRLKAYIEKNKSTLIGGALLKAVEAGKTKLQPGSVVSHAEEHEHGGHHLISVQTYSLVFAALILGTIITVLVAQVDFGALNTVIAMLVATIKASLVLAYFMHLKYDNVMNRVIFGSGFLFLLLLFGFSVADIYTRAKIFAGFPY
- a CDS encoding LIC13212 family protein, translating into MKTLIFLIISLFAVFIQVDAAPKILTMEEREIERQIEAIRKAGFSDIEIDNLHSSISQNIHQINKILQMETTKKALRYIGDEPQELPQFLKTDRDNKPYLELDMGSGESFWDFPKTYLYNARIFIYPGSNPEKLEKIIMQFKRTNSNGEIFVREMRRVINIDPKGPQIGSEGKRTPNNNKEIKLEYYSSYDTELIWPDTPVQSIAPSVETKLHEETNPLPYNKQKQIIVTYKKYLRKVDKNVRHKLRDLELNQKRLVSKMLEFQ